One Hordeum vulgare subsp. vulgare chromosome 4H, MorexV3_pseudomolecules_assembly, whole genome shotgun sequence DNA window includes the following coding sequences:
- the LOC123448788 gene encoding ABC transporter I family member 20, which produces MAPTVEIRNLTFTYPGIDGKPPPGAPPLIEDVCFSLEAGQRCLLVGSNGAGKTTILKILGGKHMVDPSMVRVLGRSAFHDTALTSSGDLCYLGGEWRRDVAFAGYQVNIQMDISAEKMLFGVTGVDPQRRDELIKILDIDLTWRMHKASDGQRRRVQICMGLLKPFKVLLLDEITVDLDVLARANLLTYLKKECAEQGATIIYATHIFDGLDDWPTHIVYVAHGKLQLALPLEKVKEMSQLSLMRTVERWLRKERDEDRRKRKERKEKGLPAFDKVIEGSRVVNNGWAAGRLTSTIAGEENFSLSSNSVLR; this is translated from the exons ATGGCGCCAACAGTAGAGATCAGGAATCTCACCTTCACCTATCCGGGAATCGACGGCAAGCCGCCGCCCGGAGCACCGCCCCTCATCGAGGACGTCTGCTTCTCCCTCGAAGCCGGTCAGCGCTGCCTTCTCGTCGGCTCCAACGGTGCAG GTAAGACAACGATACTGAAGATACTAGGCGGGAAGCACATGGTGGATCCGAGCATGGTTCGGGTCCTGGGAAGGTCGGCCTTCCACGACACGGCGCTTACTTCCTCCGGTGACCTCTGCTACCTTGGCGGCGAG TGGAGGCGGGATGTTGCCTTTGCTGGCTACCAGGTGAATATACAGATGGACATTTCTGCAGAGAAGATGCTATTTGGTGTCACTGGCGTTGATCCTCAGAGAAGAGATGAGCTTATCAAG ATTTTGGATATTGACCTTACCTGGCGCATGCACAAGGCATCAGATGGTCAGAGGAGAAGAGTCCAGATTTGCATGGGACTTCTCAAGCCATTCAAG GTTCTTCTTCTTGATGAGATAACAGTTGATCTTGATGTGTTGGCAAGAGCAAATCTGTTGACATATCTAAAGAAGGAATGTGCGGAACAAGGTGCAACAATTATCTATGCCACACATATCTTCGATGGCCTGGATGATTGGCCAACTCACATT GTCTATGTTGCTCATGGGAAGTTGCAACTAGCGCTGCCATTAGAAAAGGTGAAAGAAATGAGCCAGTTATCGCTCATG AGAACAGTAGAGCGCTGGCTGAGAAAAGAGAGGGACGAAGACAGGAGGAAGAGAAAGGAGCGGAAGGAGAAAGGCCTCCCGGCATTCGACAAGGTCATTGAGGGGAGCAGAGTAGTGAACAACGGGTGGGCAGCAGGAAGGCTCACTTCGACGATAGCCGGTGAAGAGAACTTTTCTCTCAGTTCAAACAGCGTTCTTCGGTAG